A genomic window from Pseudomonadales bacterium includes:
- the dusA gene encoding tRNA dihydrouridine(20/20a) synthase DusA, with amino-acid sequence MPALNHPAVSPLLSVAPMMAWTDRHCRYLHRICAPRATVFTEMITTGALLHGPRDRLLAFDPAEHPIAVQLGGSDPADFAKCGEIVEAAGFDELNINVGCPSERVQQGRFGACLMREPGLVADLVRAARSSTGIPVTVKCRLGVDEADSQPLLEAFVATVAAAGCSRFYLHARKALLKGVSPAQNRHIPPLQYERVHALKARFPELGIILNGGIDSLEVATAQLPGTDGLMIGRQAYHQPLFLNAVHQMLFGGECLDPWQLLSAYLPYIESEVARGTPLHSMTRHCLGLFAGRPGARRYRQVLSDTHTLRRNDPDLVREAAAMVRKPQPPLKAAASG; translated from the coding sequence ATGCCAGCCCTCAACCACCCTGCTGTGAGTCCCCTCCTTTCTGTCGCCCCCATGATGGCGTGGACCGATCGGCACTGCCGTTATCTGCACCGGATCTGTGCACCGCGGGCGACGGTATTCACGGAGATGATCACCACAGGTGCCCTCCTCCATGGCCCCCGGGACCGTCTGCTCGCCTTCGATCCCGCCGAGCATCCCATCGCGGTACAACTGGGTGGCAGTGATCCGGCGGACTTCGCAAAGTGCGGCGAAATTGTCGAAGCCGCCGGCTTTGATGAGCTGAACATCAACGTCGGATGCCCGTCTGAGCGGGTGCAGCAGGGCCGCTTCGGCGCCTGCCTGATGCGCGAACCCGGACTGGTCGCTGATCTTGTCCGCGCAGCACGCAGCAGCACGGGTATCCCGGTGACCGTGAAATGCCGGCTCGGAGTCGATGAGGCGGACAGCCAGCCGCTGCTCGAAGCCTTTGTTGCGACCGTCGCGGCCGCGGGATGCTCACGTTTCTATCTGCACGCCCGTAAAGCGCTGCTCAAGGGTGTTTCGCCCGCGCAGAACCGTCACATACCACCCCTGCAGTACGAGCGGGTCCATGCGCTGAAGGCCCGTTTTCCAGAGCTGGGCATCATTCTCAATGGCGGAATCGATTCTCTGGAGGTCGCAACCGCCCAGCTGCCGGGTACAGACGGTCTCATGATCGGGCGCCAGGCTTACCACCAGCCACTGTTTCTCAACGCGGTGCACCAGATGCTTTTCGGAGGCGAATGTCTCGATCCGTGGCAACTGCTGAGCGCCTATCTTCCTTACATCGAGTCCGAGGTAGCGCGCGGTACGCCACTGCACAGCATGACCCGTCACTGTCTGGGGCTGTTCGCAGGAAGACCCGGCGCTCGCCGCTACCGACAGGTGCTGAGCGACACCCATACCCTCAGGCGCAATGATCCCGACCTGGTGCGGGAAGCGGCCGCCATGGTGCGCAAGCCACAGCCACCGCTCAAGGCTGCGGCGAGCGGCTGA
- a CDS encoding TerB family tellurite resistance protein — protein MLTRLLDRIRIRNAREQDGQPVTVLAAAILLLEVAWADHDISDEEIAILRSALTTQFELDGTTLDALIEESRQAQAQSVGVQPYTQAINESWNEQERFELVVNLWRLAYAGAGVDPLEEHTIRRIADLLYLSHRRFIEAKFLARQSA, from the coding sequence ATGCTCACCCGTCTGCTTGACCGCATCCGAATCCGCAATGCCCGGGAGCAGGACGGCCAGCCTGTCACGGTGCTCGCGGCAGCCATACTGCTGCTGGAAGTTGCCTGGGCAGACCATGACATCTCAGATGAGGAAATCGCCATTCTGCGGTCAGCATTGACCACTCAGTTCGAACTCGATGGCACCACGCTCGATGCCCTGATCGAAGAATCCCGGCAGGCCCAGGCGCAGAGCGTGGGCGTTCAACCCTATACCCAGGCGATCAATGAGAGCTGGAACGAACAGGAACGCTTTGAACTTGTCGTGAACCTGTGGCGACTCGCCTACGCAGGCGCCGGTGTTGACCCGCTCGAGGAGCACACCATCCGTCGGATCGCCGATCTGCTGTACCTCAGCCACAGACGGTTCATCGAGGCAAAATTTCTGGCGCGGCAGTCTGCCTGA
- a CDS encoding VacJ family lipoprotein — protein MAEVPFQRLLVLLLLLFFCVSAVNGAESDRSAGRTDEAERSLSEPAAGESESDPQPRYRDPDPWIGLNRGIHRVNDRLDSWILRPIARGYHWVVPDPVEDGVSNFFDNLQSPGIALNQILQGKPGPAANDLGRFLVNTTLGIGGLFDVASRFGMPQHEEDFGQTLAVWGIPEGPFFMIPVRGPSTVTYAVGMIGDAFTNPIGFIDNVRVRNSLYGLYFIDLRARLLSAEDLITGDEYLFIRDAYLQRRAYLVKDGEFDEDPFEDFEDYEDL, from the coding sequence ATGGCTGAGGTTCCCTTCCAGCGCCTGTTGGTGCTGTTGCTGCTGCTGTTTTTCTGCGTGTCTGCTGTCAATGGGGCGGAGTCGGACCGGTCTGCCGGCCGGACAGACGAGGCTGAGAGATCTCTCAGTGAACCAGCTGCCGGGGAGTCGGAATCCGACCCGCAGCCTCGCTACCGTGATCCGGATCCCTGGATTGGCCTGAATCGTGGCATCCATCGGGTGAATGATCGGCTGGACAGCTGGATCCTGCGCCCGATCGCCCGGGGCTATCACTGGGTAGTGCCGGATCCGGTTGAAGACGGTGTCAGCAATTTCTTCGACAACCTGCAGTCTCCAGGCATCGCATTGAATCAGATTCTCCAGGGTAAGCCGGGGCCGGCCGCCAATGATCTTGGCCGTTTCCTGGTGAACACGACCCTGGGAATCGGCGGGCTGTTCGATGTGGCGTCCCGCTTCGGGATGCCTCAGCACGAAGAAGATTTCGGACAGACCCTGGCGGTCTGGGGCATTCCAGAAGGTCCCTTTTTCATGATTCCAGTGCGGGGGCCCTCAACGGTGACCTATGCTGTCGGAATGATCGGGGATGCCTTCACCAATCCCATTGGTTTCATCGACAACGTCCGGGTCCGTAATTCGCTCTACGGACTCTACTTCATCGATCTGCGCGCGCGACTGCTGTCCGCCGAGGATCTCATCACCGGCGACGAATACCTTTTCATCCGTGATGCCTATCTGCAGCGCCGCGCCTATCTGGTCAAAGATGGCGAGTTCGATGAAGACCCTTTTGAAGATTTTGAGGACTACGAAGACCTGTAG
- a CDS encoding putative DNA-binding domain-containing protein, whose amino-acid sequence MPHSGTNLPEFREMQLAFAAHIRNPLEYPVPAGVDARRMQVYVDLFFNSIESLLAGCFPVSKRVLGEEAWRGLVREFIHHHPSESPYFLEVSQEFLDFVQSGVPAELPDFLLELLHYEWVELALGVSDAEFPVRDVDPDGDLLAGEVVVSPLARCLAYRYPVHEIGPNNRPSAPPDRPTELIVYRRRDDSVHFMRVNALTLRLVTLLSEVTNGREALENLGREAAHLDPALTFKEGIATLERLREAQVLVGTRSPGYG is encoded by the coding sequence ATGCCGCACTCGGGCACTAATCTCCCCGAATTCCGGGAAATGCAGCTGGCGTTTGCCGCCCACATCCGCAACCCGCTGGAATACCCGGTGCCGGCAGGGGTAGATGCCCGGCGGATGCAGGTTTATGTGGACCTGTTCTTCAACTCAATCGAGAGTCTGCTGGCCGGTTGCTTCCCGGTGAGCAAAAGGGTGCTGGGGGAGGAAGCCTGGCGTGGCCTCGTGCGCGAGTTCATTCATCACCATCCCAGCGAGTCGCCCTATTTTCTGGAGGTCAGTCAGGAGTTCCTGGATTTCGTGCAGAGCGGTGTCCCGGCGGAGCTGCCCGACTTCCTGCTGGAACTGCTCCACTATGAATGGGTGGAACTCGCGCTGGGTGTGAGCGATGCCGAGTTTCCGGTCAGGGATGTGGATCCAGACGGTGACCTGCTGGCAGGTGAAGTAGTGGTTTCCCCCCTTGCGCGATGTCTGGCCTATCGATACCCGGTACACGAAATCGGGCCGAACAATCGACCTTCGGCGCCCCCGGATCGACCGACCGAGCTGATTGTTTACAGGCGTCGCGACGATTCGGTTCATTTCATGCGGGTGAACGCTCTGACATTGCGTCTTGTAACGCTGCTGTCCGAGGTTACGAACGGTCGCGAAGCGCTGGAGAACTTGGGTCGGGAAGCTGCGCACCTCGATCCGGCGCTTACTTTCAAAGAGGGGATTGCAACGCTCGAGCGGTTGCGAGAGGCTCAGGTCCTCGTGGGTACGAGATCTCCAGGGTATGGCTGA
- a CDS encoding DUF692 domain-containing protein — MPPVTGAGLGLRRGLLPQLTSVAEGAIDFLELAPENWIGVGGRFGRQFQKLADRFPLVCHGLSLSIGGPAPLDRVFLKEVKQFLSDFHVRCYTEHLSYCSDDKGHLYDLMPIPFTEEAVRYVADRIRDVQDILERRIGIEHVSYYVAPGAQMREVDFINAVLREADCDLLLDVNNIHVNAINFGYDPYEFLDRIDGDRTVYTHIAGHYVEAPDLRIDTHGSRVIEPVWALLEAAYAKFGVSPTLLERDFNFPPLDDLLAEVDRIRQLQRQRIQKNAALGH, encoded by the coding sequence ATGCCTCCGGTAACAGGTGCCGGGCTGGGGTTGCGGCGAGGGCTGCTGCCCCAGCTGACTTCGGTGGCTGAAGGTGCCATCGATTTCCTGGAGCTTGCACCGGAGAACTGGATTGGAGTGGGTGGTCGGTTCGGCCGCCAGTTCCAGAAACTCGCCGATCGATTTCCCCTCGTCTGTCACGGCCTGTCCCTGTCCATCGGCGGACCGGCGCCGCTGGATCGTGTGTTTCTGAAGGAAGTGAAGCAGTTCCTCAGTGACTTCCACGTCCGCTGCTATACCGAGCACCTGAGCTATTGCAGCGACGACAAAGGGCATCTTTACGACCTGATGCCGATTCCCTTCACCGAAGAAGCCGTTCGCTATGTTGCCGACAGGATCCGCGATGTACAGGACATACTGGAGCGGCGGATCGGCATCGAGCACGTGTCTTACTATGTGGCACCTGGTGCGCAGATGCGGGAGGTCGACTTTATCAATGCTGTCCTGCGCGAAGCAGATTGTGACCTGCTGCTGGATGTCAATAACATTCATGTCAACGCGATCAATTTCGGCTATGACCCGTACGAATTTCTGGACCGCATCGACGGCGATCGCACGGTCTACACGCACATTGCCGGTCACTACGTGGAAGCTCCCGATCTGCGCATCGACACACACGGTTCCCGGGTGATCGAGCCGGTCTGGGCGCTTCTCGAAGCCGCTTACGCGAAGTTCGGTGTCTCGCCCACACTACTGGAGCGGGATTTCAATTTTCCGCCGCTGGACGACCTGCTTGCCGAAGTGGATCGGATTCGTCAGCTGCAGCGTCAGCGGATTCAGAAGAATGCCGCACTCGGGCACTAA